A single window of Oxyura jamaicensis isolate SHBP4307 breed ruddy duck chromosome 3, BPBGC_Ojam_1.0, whole genome shotgun sequence DNA harbors:
- the CCDC25 gene encoding coiled-coil domain-containing protein 25 isoform X1, with amino-acid sequence MVFYFTSGAVPTVYTIYMGKDKYENEDLIKYGWPEDIWFHVDKLSSAHVYLRLHKVSPRHACLKGLRGAFTVPGCGEPCARPSWLPGAAKAPRGKQSADHCGGFIVPGS; translated from the exons ATGGTGTTCTACTTCACCTCCGGCG CTGTTCCCACCGTTTACACCATTTACATGGGAAAGGATAAATACGAAA atgAAGACCTCATCAAGTACGGCTGGCCTGAAGACATCTG gtTCCACGTGGACAAGCTCTCTTCTGCCCACGTGTACCTCCGGCTGCACAAGGTGAGCCCACGGCACGCGTGTTTAAAAGGCCTCCGGGGAGCGTTCACGGTCCCAGGCTGCGGCGAGCCCTGTGCCAGACCCTCCTGGCTGCCGGGAGCTGCTAAAGCCCCGCGAGGAAAGCAGAGCGCAGATCACTGCGGTGGTTTCATCgtgccaggcagctga
- the CCDC25 gene encoding coiled-coil domain-containing protein 25 isoform X2, translating to MVFYFTSGDEDLIKYGWPEDIWFHVDKLSSAHVYLRLHKVSPRHACLKGLRGAFTVPGCGEPCARPSWLPGAAKAPRGKQSADHCGGFIVPGS from the exons ATGGTGTTCTACTTCACCTCCGGCG atgAAGACCTCATCAAGTACGGCTGGCCTGAAGACATCTG gtTCCACGTGGACAAGCTCTCTTCTGCCCACGTGTACCTCCGGCTGCACAAGGTGAGCCCACGGCACGCGTGTTTAAAAGGCCTCCGGGGAGCGTTCACGGTCCCAGGCTGCGGCGAGCCCTGTGCCAGACCCTCCTGGCTGCCGGGAGCTGCTAAAGCCCCGCGAGGAAAGCAGAGCGCAGATCACTGCGGTGGTTTCATCgtgccaggcagctga
- the ESCO2 gene encoding N-acetyltransferase ESCO2 → MATRTPQKRSHSPPDSPSLAFETPVKRAAVGFVDGLSPRKKSRRHWCASQIKWSPGSGDELKENEAVPVKPAPSRRLDVSPLRAADVPNAAPRELSGKSSPEAAAAYGPVVPVVSFYSKEKRYLTLIERKQLNENLASGERSGAENALAASRTEKVNTNLSRNASSRPARPATATKTGKTVPKTVAKAVKKVKADVPPAKPSVEKENAPCLVKKKMDSPFRVLSMTVKPALKLQAGAAFFSARKRSHSKKAPGDPKCPQTPPRAAPGTAGTSRSAPASENPRVGGTQSRIPAPQEGEEESGEDLSRGDEERGAACEGNVSLQSRGGAPAVPSHPSEPPAAEDRDAENAGAEDIAAAPSRESGVDVTPPSRSPRKGDKGGSLRDNSPFKIAREMPRSGQKSEGSQPALDGRSSPFGSGPPAKAAPGLQKSKRAKERCSRDQMIIDAGQKHFGAVACKSCGMIYTAASPEDEAQHIQHHQRFLEGLRYVGWKKERVVAEFWDGKIVLILPADPKYAVKKAEDVREIVDNELGFQQVALSCPAKTKTYVFVSNERMIVGCLVAESIKQAFRVLAEPAAAQSPGQDQQRAWRCSTRPEPAACGVSRIWVFGPARGKGVARRMVDAVRSTFVYGSYLSTEEIAFSDPTPDGKLFASRYCRTPNFLVYNFIYSN, encoded by the exons ATGGCGACCCGCACCCCGCAGAAAAGGAGCCACAGCCCCCCCGACAG CCCATCCTTAGCCTTCGAGACTCCCGTGAAAAGGGCGGCGGTCGGTTTTGTCGACGGGCTGTCTCCGCGCAAGAAATCCAGGAGGCACTGGTGTGCCTCTCAGATAAAATGGTCGCCGGGCTCCGGCGATGAGCTGAAGGAAAACGAGGCCGTCCCCGTGAAGCCAGCGCCGTCCCGGAGGCTGGATGTTTCCCCCCTGCGGGCAGCCGACGTCCCCAACGCTGCGCCGAGGGAGCTCTCCGGTAAATCATCCCCAGAGGCCGCTGCCGCCTACGGGCCCGTTGTGCCCGTGGTGTCTTTCTACAGCAAGGAGAAGCGGTACCTTACCCTCATCGAGAGGAAACAGCTGAATGAAAACCTCGCTTCCGGGGAGAGGAGCGGTGCTGAAAATGCCCTGGCTGCGAGCAGGACCGAGAAGGTGAACACAAACCTCAGCAGGAACGCGAGCTCCAGGCCGGCCAGGCCTGCAACAGCTACCAAAACCGGCAAAACTGTCCCCAAAACTGTCGCCAAGGCAGTGAAGAAGGTAAAGGCAGACGTCCCGCCTGCGAAGCCCAGCGTGGAGAAGGAGAACGCTCCCTGCCTGGTGAAAAAGAAGATGGATTCGCCCTTCCGCGTCCTCAGCATGACGGTGAAACCGGCCTTGAAGCTGCAGGCGGGGGCGGCCTTCTTTTCTGCCAGGAAGAGGTCGCACTCCAAAAAAGCACCCGGAGACCCCAAATGTCCCCAGACGCCCCCCAGGGCCGCGCCAGGGACAGCTGGCACGTCTCGCTCAGCCCCCGCAAGCGAAAATCCCCGGGTGGGTGGTACCCAGAGCAGGATTCCTGCGCctcaggagggagaggaggagagcgGGGAGGACTTGAGCCGTGGGGACGAAGAGAGAGGCGCAGCCTGTGAAGGAAACgtgtccctgcagagcaggggggGCGCCCCGGCTGTTCCTTCCCACCCCTCCGAGCCTCCCGCTGCCGAGGACCGCGACGCGGAGAACGCG GGTGCTGAGGACATCGCTGCTGCCCCGAGCCGGGAGTCGGGTGTCGACGTTACTCCTCCGAGCCGATCTCCGCGCAAAGGGGACAAGGGAG GGTCGCTGCGTGACAATTCCCCCTTTAAAATTGCTCGGGAAATGCCTCGTTCCGGGCAGAAATCTGAAGG GTCGCAGCCCGCGTTGGACGGTCGGAGCTCTCCCTTCGGATCCGGCCCGCCCGCGAAAGCGGCTCCCGGCCTGCAGAAGAGCAAGAGGGCGAAGGAGCGCTGCTCCAGGGACCAGATGATCATC gaTGCCGGGCAAAAGCATTTCGGCGCCGTCGCCTGCAAGTCGTGCGGCATGATCTACACCGCCGCCAGCCCGGAGGACGAAGCCCAGCACATCCAGCACCACCAGAGGTTCCTCGAGGGGCTGCGCTACGTG GGCTGGAAGAAAGAGCGGGTTGTGGCGGAGTTCTGGGATGGGAAAATCGTTCTGATTCTCCCAGCTGACCCGAAGTACGCAGTCAAGAAG GCCGAAGACGTGCGAGAGATCGTGGATAACGAGCTGGGATTTCAGCAGGTTGCGCTGAGCTGCCCAGCCAAGACCAAAACGTACGTGTTTGTGTCCAACGAGAGGATGATTGTGGGGTGCCTCGTGGCTGAGTCAATCAAGCAG GCGTTCCGGGTGCTGGCCGAGCCGGCGGCAGCGCAGTCCCCGGGGCAGGACCAGCAGCGGGCTTGGCGCTGCTCCACGCGGCCCGAGCCCGCCGCCTGCGGCGTCAGCAGGATCTGGGTGTTCGGGCCGGCCCGCGGGAAGGGCGTCGCGCGCCGCATGGTGGACGCCGTCAG GAGCACGTTCGTGTACGGCAGCTACCTGAGCACGGAGGAGATCGCCTTCTCCGACCCCACGCCGGACGGCAAGCTGTTCGCGAGCCGGTACTGCCGCACGCCCAACTTCCTCGTCTACAACTTCATTTACAGCAACTGA